The genomic region ACCGCCAAGATGGCGTCCAGCTCCAGCCACAGGCCGGCGTTGTTGGCGTCGGCGCCGCGGATGTCGGCGGCGACCACCAGACCGGCGACGGCGGCGCACAGGCCGCACCAGACATAGACGGCGACCAGCACGACCGGCGTGTTGACCCCCGCCCCGGCGCTGGACAGCCGGCTGACGCCGACCGCCTCGATCATCAGCCCCAGCGCGGTCATCCGGACCAGCAGTGCGGTCACCCCCAGCAGGACGGCGGTGATGACCACCGGCATCGGCACGGTCAGGAACGACCCGCTGCCGATGAAGGTGAGGCCGGGGCTGGTGAAGGTGACGATCTGCCCCTCGGTGACCAGCTGGGCGATACCGCGGCCGGCGACCATCAGGATCAGGGTGGCGACGATCGGCTGGATGCGCAGGACGGCCACCAGAAGCCCGTTCCACAGGCCGCAGAGCAGGCCGGCCGCCAGCGACGCCGCCAGCACCGGGGTCAAGCCCCAGCCCGCCTGGGTCAGGGTGGCGGCGACCGCGCCGGAAATCGCCATCACCGCGCCCACCGACAGGTCGACGCCGCGGGTGGCGATGACCATGGTCATGCCGATGGCGAGCAGCGCCACCGGGGCGCCGCGGTTCAGCACGTCGATCAGGCTGCCGAACAGCCGGCCGTCCTGCAGACGGATCGAAAAGAAGTCGGGGAAGAGCAGCCAGTTGGCCAGCAGCACGGCAGCCAGCGCGCCGTATTGCGGCAGGTTGCGCGACGGGCCGGGGGCTGACCGCGTCATGGGCGCGGCTCCTCGGGAACGGACTCCGACGCGATGGCGGCGACGATGCGGTCCACGGCGACCTCCCCTCCCCTCAGCTCCGCCACATGGCGGCGGTCGCGCAGCACGACGACGCGGCGGCTGTAGGCGACGATCTCCTCAAGCTCCGACGAGACGACCAGCAGGGCCATGCCGTCGGCGCACAGCCGCTCGATCAGGCGGATGATCTCGGCGTGGGCGCCGACGTCGATGCCGCGCGTCGGCTCGTCGAGGATCAGCAGGCGCGGCTCGGTCGCCAGCCAGCGGGCGAGCAGCGCCTTCTGCTGGTTGCCGCCGGACAGGAGCTGGATCGGCTGCTCGGCGTGCGGCGTGCGGATGTCGAGCAGGCGGATGAAGCGGTCGGCGATCTCCTCCTGGCGGCAGCGCGGGATCGGCCGCAGCCAGCCCTGGCGGGCCTGGAGCGCCAGGATGATGTTCTCGCGCACCGACAGCGCGCCGACGATGCCCTCCTTCTTGCGGTCCTCCGGGCAGAAGCCGAAGCCGAGGCGGATGGCGTCGCGCGGCCCGCGCAGCCGCACCGCCTGGCCGTCCACCGCCGCCTCGCCGCGGTCGGCGCGGTCCATGCCGAAGACCAGCCGCGCCGTCTCCGTCCGTCCGGAGCCGAGCAGCCCGGCGAGCCCCACCACCTCGCCGGGGCGGATGTCGAGGTCGAAGGGCTCGACGCTGCGCGCCTTGCCGTAGCCGCGGAAGCGGACCAGCGGCGGCCGGGCGTCCTCCTCCGCGTCGTCCGCCGGCGGGGCGATGCGGTGGGCCACCGCTTCCAATTCCCGCCCCAGCATCATGGCGACGAGGTCGAGGCGCGGCAGTTCCGCGGTGCGCCGCTCCCCCACCAGGCGGCCGTTGCGCAGCACGGTGATGCGGTCGCACAGCGCGTAGACCTGGTCGAGGAAATGGGTGACGAAGACGATGCCGATGCCGCGCGAGCGCAGGGTCCGCATCACCTTGAAGAGGACCGCCACCTCCTGCGCGTCGAGGCTGGCGGTCGGCTCGTCGAGGATCAGCACCTTGGCCGACATGTCCACCGCGCGGGCGATGGCAACGATCTGCTGCGTCGCCACCGAGAAGCGGCCGAGCGGCGCCGTCACGTCGAGGGTCAGGCCGTAAGGGATCAGCACCGCCCGCGCCCGCCGCCGCATGGCGCCGCGGTCGACCAAGCCGAAGCGCATGGGTTGCCGGCCAAGGAACAGGTTCTCCGCCACCGACAGGTTCGGCAGCAGGTTCACCTCCTGATAGACGGTGCCGATGTGCAGGCGTTGCGCCTCCTCCACGCCGCGCGGGGCGATCGCCCGCCCCTCCAGCGTCACGGTGCCGGCGTCGCGCTGGTAGACGCCGGTCAGGGTCTTGATCAGCGTCGACTTTCCGGCGCCGTTCTCGCCGAGGAGGGCGTGGATCTCGCCGTGGCGCACGGTGAAGTCCACGCCGTCGAGCGCCTGGACGCCCAGGAAGGCCTTGGACAGACCGCGGATCGCCAGAAGCGGCGGGGACGCGGTGGGGGTGGGGTCCGTCATGCGGGGGGCCTTGCCGGCAGTTCCGTGGGACGGCCGGGTCAGTAGGCGTCCTTGCGGCGTTCGTACTCGGCCTTGGCGGTGTCCGGGGTGAACAGCGCCGATTCCGTCTGGATCCATTTCGGCGGCGCCTTGCCGTCCTTCTTGAAGGCGACCAGCGCATCGAAGGCCGGGCCGGCCATGTTCGGGGTCAGCTCCACGGTCGCGTTCGCCTCGCCCTCGGCCATCGCCTTGAAGATGTCGGGCACGCCGTCGATGGACACGACCAGGATGTCCTTGCCCGGCTTCAGCCCGGCCTCCTTGATCGCCTGAATGGCGCCGACCGCCATGTCGTCGTTGTGGGCGTAGACCGCGCAGATGCCCTTGCCGCCGTTCTCCGCCTTGATGAAGCTCTCCATCACCTCCTTGCCCTTGGCGCGGGTGAAGTCGCCGGACTGGGTGCGGACGATCTTCATGCCGGGAGTCTTGGCGACGACCTCGTCGAAGCCCTTCTTGCGGTTGATGGCGGGGGAGGAGCCGACGGTGCCCTGGAGTTCGACCACGTTGCAGGTGCCGCCGGTCTGCTTGGCCAGCCACTCGCCGGCGACCCGGCCCTCCAGCACCGTGTCGGAGGTGACGGCGGTCATGTAGAGGCCCGGGTCGCGGGTCTCAATCTGGCGGTCGAGCAGGACAACGGGGATCTTCGCCTCCTTGGCCTCCTTCAGCACCGAATCCCAGCCGGTCGCCACCACGGGGGCGATGAAGATGGCGTCCACGCCCTGGGCGACGAAGGAGCGCACGGCCTTGATCTGGTTCTCCTGCTTCTGCTGGGCGTCGGAGATCTTCAGATCGATCCCGCGCTTCTCGGCTTCCGCCTTGGCGGTCTTGGTCTCGGCGGCGCGCCAGCCCGATTCCGAGCCGATCTGCGAGAAGCCGACCACCAGCTTCTTGTCGGCGGCCTGCGCGCCGCCGAGCCCGATCAACAAGGCCGCGGCGGCAGCGGCGGAGATCAGCCATGTCCTGGACATACCGTTTCACTCCCCTGGGTGTCTTGTCATCGATCCGGGCAACCCCGGCGACCCGCCTGTGCCCGCTCGCATCTGTTCGTTGCGCCAACATTAGGCGTCAAAAACCATATCTGTCCAATACGATTCTCGACCGAAGCGATACCGAAACCGGCATGATCGCCCGATGCGGGCAAAGCGTTGCCGGTCCTTCCCTCAGACCTCTCCGGGCACACCGTCAATCCGCCGCCACAGGCCGAGCGGGTTGCCGTCGCGCAGCGCCTCCGGCAGCAGGGCGGCGGGGATGTCCTGGTAGCAGACCGGGCGCAGGAAGCGCCGGATCGCCAAGGTGCCAACCGAGGTGGTCCGGCTGTCCGAGGTCGCCGGAAAGGGGCCACCATGCACCATGGCGTGGCAGACCTCGACGCCCGTCGGCCAGCCGTTGGCCAGGATTCGGCCCGCCTTGCGTTCCAGGGTCGGCAGCAGCGCCGCCACGGCGTCGCCGTCCGCCGGCTCCATCTGCACGGTCGCGGTGAGCTGGCCCTCCAGCCGCTCGGCGACGGTCCGCATCGCTGCGACGTCCGGGCAACGGATCAGCAGCGACGCCGCCCCGAACACCTCGTCCTGCAGAGCCGGGTCGGCGAGAAAGGCGTCGGCCGTCGTGCCGAACAAAGCCGCTTGCGCCTGGTTGGGGCCGGAACAGGCCAGCCCGCGGGCGAGCGTCGCCACGGCGGCGCTTCCGGACAGCCGCGCCACCCCCGAATCATAGGCGGCCTGGATGGCCGGGGTCAGCATGGTCGAGGCGGCGCTGCCGCCCAGCGCATCCACCGCGGTGGCCAGGAAGCGGTCGAGGTCCGGCCCGTCGACGCCCAGCAGGATGCCGGGGTTGGTGCAGAACTGGCCGGCGCCCATGGTCAGCGACGCCACGAAGCCCTTGCCCAGCGCCTCCGCCCGCGCGGCCAGCGCCGCCGGCATCAGGAAGACCGGGTTGATGCTGCTCATCTCCGCATAGACCGGGATCGGTTCGGGCCGGCGGGCCGCCGCTTCCATCAAAGCCAAGCCGCCGCGGCGCGAGCCGGTGAAGCCCACCGCCTTGATGCGCGGGTCGGTCACCAGCGCCGTTCCGATGGGGGTGCCGACGCCGAACAGCAGCGAGAAGACGCCCTCGGGCAATCCGCAGGAGGCCACCGCCGCCCGGATGGCCCGGCCAACCAGCTCCGACGTGCCGGGATGGGCGGAGTGGCCCTTGACCACCACCGGACAGCCGGCGGCCAGCGCCGACGCGGTGTCGCCCCCGGCCACCGAGAAGGCCAGCGGGAAATTCGACGCGCCGAACACCGCGACCGGGCCGAGCGGGATGTGGCGCTGCCGGACGTCGGGACGCGGCAGCGGCGTGCGCTCCGGCTGAGCCGGGTCGATGCGGGCTTCCAGCCAGCCGCCCTCGCGCACCGTCTGGGCGAACAGGCGGAGCTGGCCGACGGTGCGCCCGCGCTCCCCCTCCAGCCGGGGGCGCGGCAGGCCGCTCTCGGCCATGGCGCGGAGGATCAGATCGTCGCCGAGGTCGAGGATGTTGGCGGCGATGGTCTCCAAGAAGGCGGCCCGCGCCTCCAGCCCGGTCTCGCGAAAGGCGTCGAAGGCGGCCCAGGCCAGCGCGCAGGCGCGCTCGACCTCCGCCGCCCCGCCGCCGCCGAAGACCGGCTCCAGCTCCGCGCCGGTGGCGGGATCGACGGCGCGCAAGGCGCCGTCGGAGCCGCGGTGGCCGCGGGCGCCGATCAGCATCTCGCCGGTGATGGTCATCATGGGTCTCCCGGTTTGGCGAGGGGTGGCGCCGTCCTCAGCGCGCCCAGCGCAGGACCAGCGGGTCGAGGCGGCGGGCGGCGTCGAGCAGGCCGGCGCGGCTGGCCGGGTGCGGGTCCGCCAGCGGGTGGCGCACGGCGTCACAGGCGATGATGCCGCCCTCCTTCATCAGGATCTTGGCGGTGGCGAGGCCGCATTGGCGGTTCTCGTGGTTGATCAGCGGCAGCCATCGCCCGTAGGCCGCCACCGCCGCCTCACGGTCGCCGGCCAGGAAGGAATCGACAATCTGGCGGATGCCGTCGGGATAACCGCCGCCCGTCATGGCGCCGGTGGCCCCGGCGTCGAGATCGGCCAGCAGGGTGATCGCCTCCTCGCCGTCCCAAGGTCCCTCGATGGCGTCGCCGCCCAGCTCGATCAGCCGGCGCAGCTTGGCCGCGGCCTGCGGCACCTCGATTTTGAAGTAGGCGACGTTGGCGATCTCCCGCGCCATGCGGGCCAGCAGCTCCGCCGACAGCGCGGTGCCGCTGACCGGGGCGTCCTGGATCATGATCGGGATGTCGATGGCGTCGGACACCCGCTGGAAGAAGGCGGTGATGCCCGCCTCGGGCACGCGGATGGTGGCGCCGTGGTAGGGCGGCATGACCATCACCATGGCCGCCCCAAGCTCCTGGGCGCGGCGGCTGCGCGCGGCGCAGGCGGCGGTGCTGAAATGGGTGGTGGTGACGATGACCGGCACCCGCCCGGCGACGTGGCCGAGGATGGTCTCCATCAGCAGTTCCCGCTCGGCGTCGGTCAGCACGAACTGCTCGGAGAAGTTGGCGAGGATGCACAGGCCGTCGGAGCCGGCGTCGATCATGAAATCGACGCAGCGCGTCTGCCCGGCGAGGTCGAGGTCCCCCGTCTCGGTGAAGATGGTGGGGACGACGGGGAACACTCCCCGGTAGGGACGGGCGCTGGGGTCCATGGCCGTTGGGGTCCTTCTGTCGGGTATGCGGAGGAGCCGGTCAGCCCGGCGGATGCCCGAAGCGGCCGGGTGGCAGGCCGCGAACGCCGCCGGGATCGCACTCGAACAGCGCGCCGGCCAGCGGTTCGTCCGGCCGGCCGTCGCGGCCGATGCCATGCGCCGCGGTGGTCACGAACAGCCGGTCGAGGGCGGGACCGGCGAAGACGCAGGAGGTGACGCGCGACACCGGCAGCGCGATCGCACGGTCGAGCGTGCCGTCGGGCCGGAAGCGGCTGACCCGTCCGCCGTCCCAATGGGCCACCCACAGGCCGCCCTCGGCGTCGCAGGTCATGCCGTCGGGATAGCCGTCGGCCTCGGCGAAGCGGATGTGGGCGCGCTTGCCGGACAGCCGTCCCGCGCCGTCCAGGTCGAAGGCATGGATCGTCCGCGCCGCGCTGTCGGTGTGGTAGAGCGTCCGCCCGTCCGGGGACAGGGCTGGGCCGTTGGCGACGGTGTAGCCCTCATCCATGCGGGTGATCGACCCGTCGGGGTCGAGCCGGTGGAAGGCGCCGGACGGCGTTTCCTCCCCGTCATCCATGCTGCCGATCCACAGGCGCCCCTGCGCGTCGGCCTTGGCGTCGTTCAGCCGGTTGCCCGGCCGGTCGGGGTCGATCCGCGCCAGTTCCCCGGCGATCACCGCGCGGCCCGGCTCCAACCGCAGGCGGACCACCCGGCGCGAGCGCAGCCCGGCGATGAAGCCGTCGCCATCGGCGCATTCCACCAGCCAGCAGGCCGCGTCCTCCAGCGCCCAGTCCGCTTGGGACCCGTCGTCGAGCCCGTGGCGCAGAATCCGCGATCCGTGGATGTCGACGAAGAAGACGGCGCCCTGCTCCGGCGACCACAGCGGGCCTTCGCCCAGGAGCGCCCGGGCGGGCCAGACGCAACGAACCTCCTGCGGCATGCCGTGTCGCCTCCCCCTCGCGGTCCCGTTCTGAATTTTGTTGACCATGCCAACAATAGAGAGCGTTCTGATAATCGTCCAATACGAATATCGGCGCCGGCGATACGAGATTTCGTATGCCGACGCCATCGCCAGACCGGAGGCCCCCGCCCGTGACCCCGCACCGTTTCCCGGCCAACTGGTTCCTCAAGGCCCGGCTGAAGCTGCGCCATCTCCAGCTGTTCGTGGCGCTGGACGAGCACCGCAACCTGCACCGCGCCGCCGCCAGCCTGACCATGTCGCAGCCCGCCGCCTCGAAGCTGCTGGGCGACCTGGAGGAGTCGCTGGGCGTCACCCTGTTCGAACGCCATGGCCGCGGCGTTGAGCCGAACTGGTACGGCGGCCTGATGATCCGCCACGCGCGGGCGATCCTCAGCGGCCTGCAGGAGGCGGGGGAGGAGCTGAACGACCTGCTGGCCGGCCACAGCGGCAGCGTCTCCATCGGCACGGTGATGGCCCCGGCGGTGGAGCTGGTGGTGCCGGTGATCACCACGCTGACCCGCGATCACCCCGACCTGAAGATCGCCGTGGCGGTGGAGACCAGCGACGTGCTGGCCGAGCGGGTCCGGCAGGGCGTCATGGATTTCGCGATCGGCCGCCTGCCCGACCACGTCGACGCCGCGTGCTTCGAGTATCAGGAGATCAGCAGCGAGGAGCTGTGCTTCGTCTGC from Azospirillum baldaniorum harbors:
- a CDS encoding LysR family transcriptional regulator is translated as MTPHRFPANWFLKARLKLRHLQLFVALDEHRNLHRAAASLTMSQPAASKLLGDLEESLGVTLFERHGRGVEPNWYGGLMIRHARAILSGLQEAGEELNDLLAGHSGSVSIGTVMAPAVELVVPVITTLTRDHPDLKIAVAVETSDVLAERVRQGVMDFAIGRLPDHVDAACFEYQEISSEELCFVCRDGHPLLRLGRPLTAADLVDATWILQPLGSLLRSRVEALFRAEGVSPPRKVIESASPVISLAMVAENDSVTVFARALAQVFSPTGSCTIVPFHKRFSVEPYGIFWLKDRPLSPGARTALAALRAASDAKMRRALETPQPSLSSDTDPPSDIEMCMNSANNRI
- the ytfR gene encoding galactofuranose ABC transporter, ATP-binding protein YtfR, which produces MTDPTPTASPPLLAIRGLSKAFLGVQALDGVDFTVRHGEIHALLGENGAGKSTLIKTLTGVYQRDAGTVTLEGRAIAPRGVEEAQRLHIGTVYQEVNLLPNLSVAENLFLGRQPMRFGLVDRGAMRRRARAVLIPYGLTLDVTAPLGRFSVATQQIVAIARAVDMSAKVLILDEPTASLDAQEVAVLFKVMRTLRSRGIGIVFVTHFLDQVYALCDRITVLRNGRLVGERRTAELPRLDLVAMMLGRELEAVAHRIAPPADDAEEDARPPLVRFRGYGKARSVEPFDLDIRPGEVVGLAGLLGSGRTETARLVFGMDRADRGEAAVDGQAVRLRGPRDAIRLGFGFCPEDRKKEGIVGALSVRENIILALQARQGWLRPIPRCRQEEIADRFIRLLDIRTPHAEQPIQLLSGGNQQKALLARWLATEPRLLILDEPTRGIDVGAHAEIIRLIERLCADGMALLVVSSELEEIVAYSRRVVVLRDRRHVAELRGGEVAVDRIVAAIASESVPEEPRP
- a CDS encoding aldehyde dehydrogenase (NADP(+)) is translated as MMTITGEMLIGARGHRGSDGALRAVDPATGAELEPVFGGGGAAEVERACALAWAAFDAFRETGLEARAAFLETIAANILDLGDDLILRAMAESGLPRPRLEGERGRTVGQLRLFAQTVREGGWLEARIDPAQPERTPLPRPDVRQRHIPLGPVAVFGASNFPLAFSVAGGDTASALAAGCPVVVKGHSAHPGTSELVGRAIRAAVASCGLPEGVFSLLFGVGTPIGTALVTDPRIKAVGFTGSRRGGLALMEAAARRPEPIPVYAEMSSINPVFLMPAALAARAEALGKGFVASLTMGAGQFCTNPGILLGVDGPDLDRFLATAVDALGGSAASTMLTPAIQAAYDSGVARLSGSAAVATLARGLACSGPNQAQAALFGTTADAFLADPALQDEVFGAASLLIRCPDVAAMRTVAERLEGQLTATVQMEPADGDAVAALLPTLERKAGRILANGWPTGVEVCHAMVHGGPFPATSDSRTTSVGTLAIRRFLRPVCYQDIPAALLPEALRDGNPLGLWRRIDGVPGEV
- a CDS encoding dihydrodipicolinate synthase family protein is translated as MDPSARPYRGVFPVVPTIFTETGDLDLAGQTRCVDFMIDAGSDGLCILANFSEQFVLTDAERELLMETILGHVAGRVPVIVTTTHFSTAACAARSRRAQELGAAMVMVMPPYHGATIRVPEAGITAFFQRVSDAIDIPIMIQDAPVSGTALSAELLARMAREIANVAYFKIEVPQAAAKLRRLIELGGDAIEGPWDGEEAITLLADLDAGATGAMTGGGYPDGIRQIVDSFLAGDREAAVAAYGRWLPLINHENRQCGLATAKILMKEGGIIACDAVRHPLADPHPASRAGLLDAARRLDPLVLRWAR
- the ytfQ gene encoding galactofuranose ABC transporter, galactofuranose-binding protein YtfQ, translating into MSRTWLISAAAAAALLIGLGGAQAADKKLVVGFSQIGSESGWRAAETKTAKAEAEKRGIDLKISDAQQKQENQIKAVRSFVAQGVDAIFIAPVVATGWDSVLKEAKEAKIPVVLLDRQIETRDPGLYMTAVTSDTVLEGRVAGEWLAKQTGGTCNVVELQGTVGSSPAINRKKGFDEVVAKTPGMKIVRTQSGDFTRAKGKEVMESFIKAENGGKGICAVYAHNDDMAVGAIQAIKEAGLKPGKDILVVSIDGVPDIFKAMAEGEANATVELTPNMAGPAFDALVAFKKDGKAPPKWIQTESALFTPDTAKAEYERRKDAY
- a CDS encoding ABC transporter permease — protein: MTRSAPGPSRNLPQYGALAAVLLANWLLFPDFFSIRLQDGRLFGSLIDVLNRGAPVALLAIGMTMVIATRGVDLSVGAVMAISGAVAATLTQAGWGLTPVLAASLAAGLLCGLWNGLLVAVLRIQPIVATLILMVAGRGIAQLVTEGQIVTFTSPGLTFIGSGSFLTVPMPVVITAVLLGVTALLVRMTALGLMIEAVGVSRLSSAGAGVNTPVVLVAVYVWCGLCAAVAGLVVAADIRGADANNAGLWLELDAILAVVVGGTSLLGGRFGLLLSVVGALTIQAMNTGILLSGFKPEFNLIVKAGVLMVVLLLQSPTLTLFLPRPAGHRPAQPPVRPPTPPRAKPESPSPSAGA
- a CDS encoding SMP-30/gluconolactonase/LRE family protein — its product is MPQEVRCVWPARALLGEGPLWSPEQGAVFFVDIHGSRILRHGLDDGSQADWALEDAACWLVECADGDGFIAGLRSRRVVRLRLEPGRAVIAGELARIDPDRPGNRLNDAKADAQGRLWIGSMDDGEETPSGAFHRLDPDGSITRMDEGYTVANGPALSPDGRTLYHTDSAARTIHAFDLDGAGRLSGKRAHIRFAEADGYPDGMTCDAEGGLWVAHWDGGRVSRFRPDGTLDRAIALPVSRVTSCVFAGPALDRLFVTTAAHGIGRDGRPDEPLAGALFECDPGGVRGLPPGRFGHPPG